The Triplophysa dalaica isolate WHDGS20190420 chromosome 5, ASM1584641v1, whole genome shotgun sequence genome window below encodes:
- the pkp2 gene encoding LOW QUALITY PROTEIN: plakophilin-2 (The sequence of the model RefSeq protein was modified relative to this genomic sequence to represent the inferred CDS: inserted 1 base in 1 codon): MAEEADFMRTVLPVLGSSRSEDTSLALPHTDKLTHADTHRRNRLQQQVQLTLSRKRKKPKMPDSSLSESLSNCHISRSVSLGNIQLKQINTFVNHDATPQAARPSWIGDQSQWPNTVPAHFHRGFRSFRYSTRPGFNSSTLPTATPTDNFHSIKRPLRYARSEVLRDPRLFVSGLVGVVKLPIKPVYDDNFEDNRDYVFLPSTSHNAVPEGFGKNWLKLQKRCLPITFSKKSEGAFGSHEQTENVSWQGHKRKPSLEVVEGRQPSQPGSLISMAEKSGSSGWIENPEVKKHTMTASTKAGRTNEHETEMTLKEAVNLLEEDDLETQITAVNFIQKQCLYRPHNKEKIHILKGIPKLLKVLQNHNEELQQATAGALRNAVYENSENKMDVKDCEGLPVILSTLRKNRDIETRRQLTGKPIILHLKSITLTKKRFRNVTSXTDSPMVIISSGLLWNLSSHDLLKEQLAREAVKPITDNVLVPCSGISEGEDPKLDLLADIDVLYNATGCLRNLSSAGPDGRKALRDCEGLIECLIYFIRSTISDHKPDDKATENCVCILHNLSYRFDCGMSNMDVPEVKESRQSLAAQNNNPGCFIINTPKNIEEETEEEYPMLEENASPQGAEWLWCAITIRMYLSLIAVSKNKNTKEASIGALQNLTACSAEISQAIANFIVHKEGGLLHVKKMLQDENNEKIRICVSFVKNVSRYRELHKYIVKQVLPDLIAIVKISDRSSEQPIDVIVTIFHILINLCNESMKNTCEIVNQRVIPTIISISTKDNGFGPTRAAQAACILLHTLWRYSELHSSYKKAGYKKSDFTNKRILKVVHSFRE, from the exons ATGGCGGAGGAGGCAGATTTTATGCGCACTGTACTGCCCGTTCTGGGGTCTTCGCGGTCGGAAGACACTTCTTTGGCTTTACCGCACACGGACAAACTCACTCATGCCGATACTCACCGGCGAAACCGACTACAGCAACAAGTCCAGCTGACACTCTCGCGGAAAAGAAAGAAACCTAAAATGCCAG ATTCATCTCTATCAGAAAGCCTATCCAACTGTCACATATCACGTAGTGTTTCATTAGGAAACATTCAACTTAAG CAAATCAACACGTTTGTCAACCATGATGCTACGCCACAAGCAGCAAGGCCGTCGTGGATAGGTGATCAATCTCAGTGGCCAAACACAGTGCCTGCTCACTTCCACAGGGGCTTCCGAAGCTTTCGTTACAGCACAAGACCTGGATTTAACTCTTCCACTCTCCCCACCGCCACTCCAACCGACAACTTCCATTCAATTAAACGGCCATTACGTTACGCCCGCTCTGAGGTTCTGCGTGACCCAAGGTTATTCGTTTCTGGACTTGTGGGTGTTGTGAAGCTCCCTATTAAACCTGTTTATGATGACAATTTCGAGGATAATAGGGATTACGTCTTTTTACCCAGCACCTCACACAATGCTGTCCCAGAAGGGTTTGGTAAGAACTGGTTGAAGTTGCAGAAGCGCTGTCTTCCAATAACCTTCAGCAAGAAGAGTGAGGGAGCTTTCGGTTCTCATGAACAGACAGAGAACGTGTCCTGGCAGGGTCACAAGCGGAAGCCGAGCCTGGAGGTTGTTGAAGGAAGACAACCCTCCCAACCTGGCTCGCTCATCAGTATGGCGGAAAAGTCAGGAAGTTCGGGATGGATTGAAAACCCGGAGgtcaaaaaacacacaatgacaGCTTCAACAAA GGCTGGCAGGACAAATGAGCACGAGACAGAGATGACACTTAAAGAGGCTGTAAATCTCCTAGAGGAAGATGACTTGGAAACACAAATCACGGCAGTTAATTTCATACAGAAGCAGTGCTTATACAGACCTCACAATAAGGAAAAG ATACATATTCTAAAGGGTATTCCAAAGCTGCTGAAGGTCCTGCAGAATCACAACGAGGAGCTCCAGCAGGCCACCGCCGGCGCACTCCGAAACGCCGTTTACGAAAACAGTGAAAACAAGATGGACGTCAAAGACTGTGAAGGGCTTCCAGTGATCCTGAGTACGCTCAGGAAGAACCGAGATATTGAGACCCGAAGGCAGCTGACCGGTAAACCTATCATACTACATCTCAAATCCATTACTCTGACTAAGAAAAGATTCAGAAATGTGACCT ACACTGATTCTCCGATGGTGATTATCTCCTCAGGGCTGCTGTGGAATCTTTCATCTCATGACCTGTTGAAAGAGCAGCTCGCAAGAGAAGCGGTCAAACCTATCACAGACAACGTCCTGGTGCCTTGCTCGGGCATTTCTGAGGGGGAGGATCCCAAACTAGACCTTTTGGCTGACATTGACGTTTTATACAATGCTACTGGGTGCCTGAG AAATTTAAGTTCTGCCGGTCCCGATGGACGTAAAGCCTTGCGGGACTGTGAGGGCCTTATTGAGTGCCTCATCTATTTCATCCGTAGCACCATTTCAGACCATAAACCCGATGACAAG gccacagaaaactgtgtgtgtatCCTGCACAACCTCTCTTATCGGTTTGATTGTGGGATGTCTAATATGGATGTCCCAGAGGTTAAGGAGTCCAGACAGAGTCTCGCAGCACAAAACAATAATCCTGGCTGTTTCATCATCAACACTCCAaaaaatattgaagag GAAACAGAGGAAGAGTATCCTATGCTGGAAGAGAATGCCAGTCCTCAAGGTGCAGAGTGGCTCTGGTGCGCAATCACTATCCGCATGTATCTCTCGCTTATTGCTgtcagtaaaaacaaaaacacaaaagaggcgtCCATTGGAGCACTTCAAAACCTCACCGCTTGTTCTGCGGAG ATATCTCAGGCCATCGCAAACTTCATTGTGCATAAAGAGGGAGGCCTCCTTCACGTGAAAAAGATGCTGCAAGATGAGAACAacgaaaaaataagaatatgtgtgtcatttgtaaaaaatgtgtccCGCTACAGAGAACTGCACAAATACATTG TTAAACAGGTGCTACCAGATCTGATTGCCATAGTAAAAATCTCTGACAGAAGCTCAGAACAACCCATAGATGTCATTGTCACAATCTTTCACATCCTCATCAACTTGTGCAATGAGTCTATGAAGAACACCTGTGAGATTGTAAACCAAAGAGTCATACCCACCATTATCAGCATCAGCACCAAAGATAATGG GTTTGGGCCCACACGGGCAGCCCAGGCAGCTTGTATTCTATTGCATACACTGTGGAGGTATTCTGAGCTGCACAGCAGCTATAAGAAG GCTGGTTATAAGAAATCCGATTTCACTAACAAAAGGATACTAAAGGTTGTGCATTCTTTCCGTGAATAG